One segment of Neodiprion fabricii isolate iyNeoFabr1 chromosome 1, iyNeoFabr1.1, whole genome shotgun sequence DNA contains the following:
- the LOC124174460 gene encoding DNA polymerase interacting tetratricopeptide repeat-containing, protein of 47 kDa isoform X2, with amino-acid sequence MNAENINNTKKKSWTENERLELAAKLDAELDDYINNLEQKQYTEGWPEDRWEAEMDKHPFFMKKAPQVGDELSPLMEGLQQLKYDENENTPEELANNYKEDGNFNFKYKNYRLAIMGYTEGIRTKCKDGDLMAQLYNNRAAAHYMLQNYRSSLNDCKHALKLKPDYPKALNRAANCCSQIKDYDQCITYCDQFLEKSPSEKVILNLRNEAVANKKKLERDKRRTDALAKKIDREEETLLEIIQSRGVNIELGSGKRHLQLSDLEPCIPQIAQNRVHLMEDGRLVWPVIILYPETQQTDFIQEFHEDTRLITQLKELFEEPPGWDTGRRYYPENLNVYFEGKGKRTVHKIDVEATLGKILADQRGQCVR; translated from the exons ATGaatgctgaaaatataaataataccaAGAAAAAATCTTGGACCGAAAATGAGCGCTTAGAACTTGCCGCTAAATTGGACGCTGAGTTGGATGactatattaataatttggagCAAAAACAATATACCGAAGGATGGCCAGAAGATCGTTGGGAAGCCGAAATGGACAAGCATCCTTTCTTCATGAAAAAAGCTCCCCAAGTTGGAGACGAATTATCACCGCTAATGGAAGGCTTGCAGCAGTTGAAATACGATGAGAACGAAAATACTCCCGAAG AATTAGCAAATAACTACAAAGAAGAtggtaatttcaatttcaaatacaagAACTACCGTCTAGCTATAATGGGGTACACAGAAGGCATCAGAACTAAATGTAAAGATGGTGATTTAATGGCTCAGCTTTATAATAATCGAGCTGCTGCACATTACATGCTTCAGAATTACCG atcaAGTTTAAACGATTGCAAACATGCTTTGAAACTTAAGCCAGACTATCCAAAAGCATTAAACAGAGCTGCAAACTGCTGTTCGCAGATCAAGGACTATGATCAATGTATTACTTACTGTGATCAATTTCTCGAAAAATCTCCGTCGGAAAAGGTGATATTAAATCTTAGAAATGAAGCAGTAGCTAACAAG aaaaaattggagaGGGATAAACGTCGAACTGATGCTTTGGCTAAGAAAATTGACCGAGAAGAGGAGACTTTACTCGAAATAATTCAGAGCAGAGGTGTGAATATCGAATTGGGCTCAGGGAAGAGACACCTGCAACTATCTGATCTTGAACCGTGCATACCACAAATAGCCCAGAACAGAGTGCATTTGATGGAAGACGGCCGTCTGGTTTGGCccgttataattttatatccaGAAACTCAACAAACAGATTTCATTCAAGAATTTCACGAAGATACCAG GTTGATAACCCAGTTGAAAGAACTGTTTGAAGAACCTCCGGGATGGGACACAGGAAGGCGGTATTATCCAGAAAATTTAAATGTGTATTTTGAGGGTAAAGGGAAACGCACTGTTCAcaaaattgacgttgaagcaaCACTTGGAAAAATTCTGGCTGACCAGAG
- the LOC124174460 gene encoding DNA polymerase interacting tetratricopeptide repeat-containing, protein of 47 kDa isoform X1 yields the protein MNAENINNTKKKSWTENERLELAAKLDAELDDYINNLEQKQYTEGWPEDRWEAEMDKHPFFMKKAPQVGDELSPLMEGLQQLKYDENENTPEELANNYKEDGNFNFKYKNYRLAIMGYTEGIRTKCKDGDLMAQLYNNRAAAHYMLQNYRSSLNDCKHALKLKPDYPKALNRAANCCSQIKDYDQCITYCDQFLEKSPSEKVILNLRNEAVANKKKLERDKRRTDALAKKIDREEETLLEIIQSRGVNIELGSGKRHLQLSDLEPCIPQIAQNRVHLMEDGRLVWPVIILYPETQQTDFIQEFHEDTRLITQLKELFEEPPGWDTGRRYYPENLNVYFEGKGKRTVHKIDVEATLGKILADQRFEVRGGTPAFLVLVASSEAEKRFLANY from the exons ATGaatgctgaaaatataaataataccaAGAAAAAATCTTGGACCGAAAATGAGCGCTTAGAACTTGCCGCTAAATTGGACGCTGAGTTGGATGactatattaataatttggagCAAAAACAATATACCGAAGGATGGCCAGAAGATCGTTGGGAAGCCGAAATGGACAAGCATCCTTTCTTCATGAAAAAAGCTCCCCAAGTTGGAGACGAATTATCACCGCTAATGGAAGGCTTGCAGCAGTTGAAATACGATGAGAACGAAAATACTCCCGAAG AATTAGCAAATAACTACAAAGAAGAtggtaatttcaatttcaaatacaagAACTACCGTCTAGCTATAATGGGGTACACAGAAGGCATCAGAACTAAATGTAAAGATGGTGATTTAATGGCTCAGCTTTATAATAATCGAGCTGCTGCACATTACATGCTTCAGAATTACCG atcaAGTTTAAACGATTGCAAACATGCTTTGAAACTTAAGCCAGACTATCCAAAAGCATTAAACAGAGCTGCAAACTGCTGTTCGCAGATCAAGGACTATGATCAATGTATTACTTACTGTGATCAATTTCTCGAAAAATCTCCGTCGGAAAAGGTGATATTAAATCTTAGAAATGAAGCAGTAGCTAACAAG aaaaaattggagaGGGATAAACGTCGAACTGATGCTTTGGCTAAGAAAATTGACCGAGAAGAGGAGACTTTACTCGAAATAATTCAGAGCAGAGGTGTGAATATCGAATTGGGCTCAGGGAAGAGACACCTGCAACTATCTGATCTTGAACCGTGCATACCACAAATAGCCCAGAACAGAGTGCATTTGATGGAAGACGGCCGTCTGGTTTGGCccgttataattttatatccaGAAACTCAACAAACAGATTTCATTCAAGAATTTCACGAAGATACCAG GTTGATAACCCAGTTGAAAGAACTGTTTGAAGAACCTCCGGGATGGGACACAGGAAGGCGGTATTATCCAGAAAATTTAAATGTGTATTTTGAGGGTAAAGGGAAACGCACTGTTCAcaaaattgacgttgaagcaaCACTTGGAAAAATTCTGGCTGACCAGAG